Proteins encoded together in one Triticum dicoccoides isolate Atlit2015 ecotype Zavitan chromosome 7B, WEW_v2.0, whole genome shotgun sequence window:
- the LOC119339236 gene encoding protein transport protein SFT2-like, whose protein sequence is MQKTAQSWFTGGTASPSTAAESQPSLLADWNSYAATRSDVSSSSPLPFDIEAAVRSANDTVSGTFNVVSKGVRELPGSFQGATSSFPSGKALMYFGLFLATGIFFVFIAFTLFLPVMVLMPQKFAICFTLGCALIIASLFALKGPGNQFAHMTSKERLPFTVGFTGCMVGTIYVSMVLHSYFLSVIFSILQVLALAYYTISYFPGGSSGLKFLSSSLLSPVSRIFSS, encoded by the exons ATGCAGAAGACGGCGCAGTCCTGGTTCACCGGCGGCACCGCCTCCCCCAGCACCGCCGCGGAGTCGCAGCCCTCCCTGCTCGCCGACTGGAACTCCTACGCCGCCACCCGCTCGgacgtctcctcctcctcccccctcccgtTTGACATCGAGGCCGCCGTCCGCTCCGCCAACGACACCGTCTCCGGCACCTTCAATGT GGTGTCCAAGGGCGTGCGGGAGCTGCCGGGGAGCTTCCAGGGCGCCACCAGCAGCTTCCCCTCGGGGAAGGCGCTCATGTacttcgggctcttcctcgccaccGGCATCTTCTTCGTCTTCATCGCCTTCACGCTCTTCCTACCGGTCATGGTGCTCATGCCGCAGAAGTTCGCTATCTGCTTCACGCTTGGCTGTGCTCTCATCATCGCGTCACTCTTCGCGCTCAAAGGCCCCGGCAACCAGTTCGCCCATATGACGTCGAAAGAG AGGCTACCGTTTACAGTGGGGTTCACTGGATGCATGGTTGGCACGATATATGTCTCTATGGTGCTTCACAGCTATTTTCTGTCGGTGATATTCTCGATCCtccag GTCCTCGCTCTTGCTTACTACACCATATCCTACTTCCCTGGAGGCTCTAGTGGATTGAAGTTTCTCTCGTCAAGTCTCCTGTCTCCAGTATCAAGAATTTTTAGCTCGTAA